The DNA window ATACCGCGGCGCTGGGCGAGGCCGGGCGTGATCCGGGCCTGTTGTACGATCGCGGCATCGCCCATGCCAGTGCCGGTGATATCGACGCTTCCATCGCCGACTTCCGGCAGGTGCTGCAGCTCAAGCCCGGTGATATCGATGCCAGCAACGCGCTGGGGTTTACCCTGGCCGACAATCATCGAGATCTGCCCGAGGCCGAGCAGCTGATTGACGTAGCTCGCCAGTCGCGGCCGAACGATCCGGTGATCAATGATTCATGGGGCTGGCTGCAATACCGGCTGGGCCATCTGCCGCAGGCCGAGCAGGCCTTGACTGCGGCCTGGCAGGCCCAGCCTGACCCGGAAATCGGCGTGCACCTGGGCGAAGTGCTGTGGCAGGCCGGCCAGAAGGATCAGGCGCGTCAGCTGTTCCATCGTATCCAGCAGCAGGATCCCCACAATCTTTCCCTGCAACAGACATTGGGTCGGCTTCATCCATGATCACAAGCTTCAGCTCGGCCACGAGGCGGCCGTCACTCGCCATTTCACCAGGGCCTGGCAGCCTGCCGGGACGCGGTCTGATCCTGGCGGGCCTGCTGCTGCTCGCCGGCTGCCAGCAGGCGGCCCTGCCCAGACTGCATGCCGATCATCAGCGGCTGCAGGCCCAGCAGGCGCGCGAGATGCAGCTGGCGACCTGGCAGGACTGGACCTTGCGCGGGCGGCTGGGACTGTCCGACGGCCATCAGGGCGGCAGCGGATCCTTCGTCTGGATCCAGCAGGGCGACCGCTATGATTTCCAGATGCGCAAACCGATTACCGGCGGGCTGGTCTTTCGCCTGCAGGGCGGGCCGGAGGGCGCGCATCTGATCAATGGCGATGGCCGTGAACTCAGTGACCCGGATGTCGAGACCTTGATGCGCAAGGTCATGGGCTGGACCGTGCCCCTGCGGGAGCTGCGGGCCTGGGTGCTGGGTGCGCGGGCGGCGGGCAGCCCGGCCAGTCTCAGCTTCCAGCCCGACGGCCTGCCGGCGACGGTCAGCCAGGACGGCTGGCAGATC is part of the Frateuria aurantia DSM 6220 genome and encodes:
- the lolB gene encoding lipoprotein insertase outer membrane protein LolB; amino-acid sequence: MITSFSSATRRPSLAISPGPGSLPGRGLILAGLLLLAGCQQAALPRLHADHQRLQAQQAREMQLATWQDWTLRGRLGLSDGHQGGSGSFVWIQQGDRYDFQMRKPITGGLVFRLQGGPEGAHLINGDGRELSDPDVETLMRKVMGWTVPLRELRAWVLGARAAGSPASLSFQPDGLPATVSQDGWQIDYPSWNHDRQPALPHQVFASRPPYKVRLSIESWQRGVDAGQGD